In Arthrobacter sp. B3I9, the following are encoded in one genomic region:
- a CDS encoding ParB/RepB/Spo0J family partition protein yields MSDKRRGLGRGLGALIPSSSSTNGSGNGSTPSRPVDLFFPEPRKRNAATEVPLADELDAGPEAEAAESPTSLTGTEAMSESESPTAAGVAAQTAARRKTAANKSASQRAEIETVAKDEKPEVVPAEPVASAASAADQGAGRGPDAGPELVEVPGVRFAEIPVADIHPNRKQPRSVFDEDDMAELVHSVREIGVLQPIVVRTSTEEGGEPYELVMGERRWRAVQAAGLETIPAIVRDTTDDDLLRDALLENLHRSQLNPLEEAAAYQQLLEDFGTTHEQLADRIGRSRPQVSNTLRLLKLPPLVQRRVAASVISAGHARALLALPDAAAMERMAQKIVSEGMSVRATEEAVTLYQSPAASPKNNIPRPGARHERLDYLASSLSDRLDTNVKISLGARKGRVSIEFASVEDLNRIMDVLAPGPTG; encoded by the coding sequence ATGAGCGATAAGCGACGCGGCCTTGGCCGTGGACTTGGGGCACTCATTCCAAGTTCTTCCTCGACGAACGGTTCCGGAAACGGTTCAACGCCGTCGCGTCCCGTGGATCTCTTCTTTCCCGAACCGCGGAAGCGGAATGCAGCCACAGAGGTTCCCCTGGCGGACGAGCTCGACGCCGGCCCCGAGGCGGAGGCCGCAGAGTCGCCGACTTCGCTGACCGGCACCGAAGCGATGTCAGAGAGTGAGTCACCGACTGCTGCCGGCGTCGCGGCCCAGACAGCAGCACGGCGTAAGACCGCGGCAAACAAGAGTGCATCCCAGCGCGCGGAAATTGAGACCGTGGCGAAGGACGAGAAGCCGGAAGTTGTTCCGGCGGAACCGGTCGCTTCAGCGGCTTCAGCAGCGGACCAGGGCGCTGGCCGTGGCCCTGACGCCGGTCCTGAACTTGTCGAGGTGCCGGGGGTCCGTTTTGCGGAAATCCCCGTCGCGGATATCCATCCGAACCGCAAACAGCCGCGCTCCGTGTTCGATGAGGACGACATGGCGGAGCTCGTCCACTCCGTGCGGGAAATCGGCGTCCTCCAGCCAATTGTGGTGCGCACGTCAACCGAAGAAGGTGGCGAACCTTATGAATTGGTCATGGGTGAGCGCCGGTGGCGGGCCGTGCAGGCTGCGGGACTTGAGACTATCCCCGCAATTGTGCGCGATACTACTGACGATGACCTGCTTCGCGACGCATTGCTGGAAAACCTCCACCGCAGCCAGCTGAACCCGCTCGAAGAAGCTGCAGCCTACCAGCAGCTCCTGGAGGACTTCGGAACGACCCATGAACAGTTGGCAGATCGCATCGGCCGGTCGCGTCCCCAGGTTTCCAACACCCTCCGGCTTCTGAAGCTGCCCCCGCTGGTCCAGCGTCGAGTGGCCGCAAGTGTCATTTCCGCCGGCCATGCACGCGCGCTCCTTGCACTCCCCGATGCGGCTGCAATGGAACGCATGGCGCAGAAGATCGTTTCCGAGGGCATGTCGGTCCGGGCCACGGAGGAGGCCGTTACTCTGTACCAGAGCCCTGCTGCGAGCCCGAAGAACAACATCCCGCGTCCTGGTGCCCGCCACGAGCGCTTGGATTACTTGGCCTCGTCCCTCTCGGATCGGCTGGACACGAACGTGAAGATCTCCTTGGGTGCGCGAAAGGGGCGCGTCAGCATCGAATTTGCCAGCGTTGAGGACCTAAACCGCATCATGGATGTCCTTGCGCCCGGTCCAACGGGCTAG